The following DNA comes from bacterium.
ATCCTGCGGCCGACATTTTGCAGGTAATGAACTGTATTAGCCGTGAAATAAAAACAATCTTCCTCTTTTGCGTAAAAAAACTTTGTCCCAAGCCTGACCGCGATCTTCCCTTCCACTACATACCCGAATTCCTCGCCTTCATGCGAATCCTCGCGCGGTGTTTTCTCTCCCTGCGACAAGATAACAAGCGCCGGTTCCATTTCCCTGTTCTGGGCCGCGGGAACCAGAAGTTCAAACCTCTTTACCCCCCGCTTTTCAACTTTTACCCTGTCCTCTTTCCCGAACACAACCTTTTCCTGCACCGTCTCCCTGAAAAAATCAGCCGGCGACTCATCAAGCGCCGCTAAAAGCTGGACCAGGCTGTCAACCGACAAAGAAGTCAGGTCATGTTCTACCTGGGAAATAAAACCTTTTGTCAGGT
Coding sequences within:
- a CDS encoding cupin domain-containing protein translates to MKIGKRIKELRQASGLTQEELAVRANLTKGFISQVEHDLTSLSVDSLVQLLAALDESPADFFRETVQEKVVFGKEDRVKVEKRGVKRFELLVPAAQNREMEPALVILSQGEKTPREDSHEGEEFGYVVEGKIAVRLGTKFFYAKEEDCFYFTANTVHYLQNVGRRIAVVLWVSSPPMF